The Shewanella mangrovisoli genome has a window encoding:
- a CDS encoding cobalamin-binding protein: MLMRRFIALGLSLALLPIAAMAEPAKRIIALSPHAVEMLYAIGAGESIVAATDYADYPEAAKQIPSIGGYYGIQIERVLELNPELIVVWDTGNKAEDINQLKNLGFKLYSSSPKTLEDVAKEIEELGELTGHTEQAGRVAADYRSELLRLRSENAAKSEPKVFYQLWSTPLMTVAKNSWIQQIIGVCHGKNVFYDAASDYPQVSLENVLLTLPEVILQSEEEGNVKGVDWSQWAEIPAVKNQHIYQLNADLLHRATPRALLGVKAVCDALDKAR, encoded by the coding sequence ATGTTAATGCGACGCTTTATTGCCCTCGGTCTGAGCTTGGCGCTGTTACCCATAGCGGCGATGGCCGAGCCTGCAAAACGTATTATTGCGCTTTCGCCCCATGCGGTTGAAATGCTCTACGCCATCGGCGCAGGGGAGTCGATTGTGGCCGCGACAGATTATGCGGATTATCCTGAAGCGGCGAAACAAATCCCCAGTATTGGTGGTTATTATGGGATCCAGATTGAGCGGGTATTAGAGCTTAATCCCGAACTGATTGTGGTGTGGGATACGGGCAATAAAGCTGAGGATATCAATCAACTCAAAAACTTAGGTTTTAAACTCTATAGCAGCTCCCCAAAGACACTTGAGGATGTCGCCAAAGAAATTGAGGAGTTAGGTGAGCTGACGGGACACACAGAGCAGGCGGGTCGAGTAGCGGCGGATTATCGCAGTGAGCTACTGCGATTACGCAGTGAGAATGCGGCTAAATCCGAGCCAAAGGTGTTTTATCAGCTGTGGTCGACGCCCTTAATGACGGTCGCGAAAAACAGTTGGATCCAGCAAATCATCGGCGTGTGTCATGGCAAAAATGTTTTCTACGATGCGGCGAGTGATTACCCGCAGGTGAGTTTAGAAAATGTGTTACTGACCTTGCCCGAGGTGATTTTACAGAGCGAAGAGGAAGGCAATGTCAAAGGGGTTGATTGGAGCCAATGGGCCGAAATCCCCGCGGTTAAAAACCAGCATATTTATCAATTAAATGCCGATTTATTACACCGCGCGACGCCCAG
- a CDS encoding DUF2235 domain-containing protein, with the protein MNKRIVICADGTWNRPEKDLKVDFPTNVLRLARAISPMAADGKPQQVFYDWGVGSYYDQAIGGATGRGLHKNIMDGYRYIVQNYSPGDEIYLFGFSRGAYTVRCLCGLINNCGILKRHDARLIQQAFDHYKKSSAPFAPSGDKSVEFRQQHSHESREIKFVGVWDTVGAMGIPISFLGLFEDKDEFYDTKIGRNVRVARHALAIDEHRSDFEPTIWQLRDNMDMQQVWFAGAHSNIGGSYLPDKDGSLLSDNALAWMMAEAERFNLSLEPHLAASLHRNPLATLHDSRRSFYRIKQSYLRPIDPKVAPVLLHRSVKTRWDQDPKYRPKNLQTYLEQYGWPEEFID; encoded by the coding sequence ATGAATAAACGTATTGTGATTTGTGCCGACGGTACTTGGAATCGGCCAGAGAAAGACCTTAAGGTGGATTTTCCCACCAATGTGCTGCGTCTGGCGCGGGCTATCAGCCCGATGGCGGCCGATGGTAAACCCCAGCAGGTGTTTTACGACTGGGGCGTTGGTTCTTACTACGATCAAGCCATCGGCGGCGCGACGGGGCGTGGGCTGCACAAAAACATTATGGATGGTTACCGCTACATAGTACAGAACTACTCCCCCGGTGATGAGATCTATCTCTTTGGCTTTAGCCGAGGCGCTTACACAGTGCGCTGTTTGTGTGGTCTTATCAATAACTGCGGCATCCTCAAGCGCCACGATGCGAGGCTGATTCAACAAGCCTTTGACCACTATAAAAAAAGCAGTGCACCCTTTGCCCCAAGCGGCGATAAATCCGTTGAATTTAGACAACAGCATAGCCACGAATCGCGGGAGATTAAGTTTGTCGGCGTGTGGGATACGGTGGGCGCCATGGGGATCCCGATTTCGTTCCTCGGCTTATTCGAAGATAAAGACGAGTTTTACGACACTAAGATTGGCCGCAATGTGCGGGTTGCCCGCCATGCCTTGGCGATAGACGAACACCGCAGCGACTTCGAGCCTACGATTTGGCAACTGCGCGACAATATGGATATGCAGCAGGTCTGGTTTGCAGGCGCCCATAGCAATATTGGTGGCAGTTATCTGCCGGATAAGGATGGCTCGCTATTGTCGGATAATGCGCTCGCGTGGATGATGGCCGAGGCTGAGCGGTTTAATTTGAGCTTAGAGCCGCACCTAGCGGCGAGTTTGCACCGCAATCCGTTAGCAACCTTACACGACTCGCGCCGCAGCTTTTACCGAATTAAGCAATCCTATTTGCGCCCAATTGACCCTAAGGTCGCGCCCGTGTTGCTGCATCGCTCGGTGAAAACGCGCTGGGATCAAGACCCTAAATATCGGCCTAAAAACCTGCAGACCTACCTTGAGCAGTACGGCTGGCCAGAAGAGTTCATCGATTAA
- the cobO gene encoding cob(I)yrinic acid a,c-diamide adenosyltransferase has product MTVENEKQLDNEQAQIKAERHKARQQKVKAGVDAKIAAAQEEKGILLVLTGNGKGKSTSGFGTVARAVGHGKKAAVVQFIKGTWECGERNLLEGAGVAFHVMGTGFTWETQDREKDTAAALVAWEAAEALLQDESIDCLMLDELTYMVSYHYLDVERVLTALKNRPPMQHVIITGRACHRAIIELADTVSEVQPIKHAFEAGIKAQPGFDY; this is encoded by the coding sequence ATGACAGTAGAGAACGAAAAACAGCTCGACAACGAGCAAGCGCAAATCAAAGCCGAACGCCATAAGGCGCGTCAGCAAAAAGTGAAGGCGGGTGTGGACGCTAAAATTGCCGCCGCCCAAGAAGAAAAAGGCATTCTGCTGGTGCTCACAGGCAATGGCAAAGGCAAGTCGACCTCAGGTTTTGGCACGGTTGCCCGCGCAGTCGGCCATGGCAAAAAAGCCGCGGTAGTGCAATTCATCAAGGGCACATGGGAGTGCGGCGAGCGTAATTTGCTTGAAGGTGCGGGCGTGGCCTTTCATGTGATGGGCACTGGATTTACCTGGGAAACCCAAGACAGAGAAAAGGACACAGCCGCCGCCCTCGTGGCGTGGGAAGCCGCCGAAGCCTTGCTCCAAGATGAGAGTATTGATTGTTTAATGCTCGATGAGCTGACCTATATGGTGAGTTACCATTACCTCGATGTGGAGCGGGTACTCACTGCACTGAAAAACCGTCCGCCGATGCAGCATGTGATTATCACTGGCCGTGCTTGCCACCGCGCGATTATCGAACTGGCGGATACTGTCAGCGAAGTGCAGCCGATTAAACATGCCTTCGAAGCGGGCATTAAAGCGCAGCCGGGATTCGACTATTAA
- a CDS encoding cobyric acid synthase, with the protein MNSNNASNPTSALSQNQFQDVVSQSEAQHSGAKVLMVQGTTSDAGKSTLVAGICRLLARQGVKVAPFKPQNMALNSAVTIDGGEIGRAQALQAAACFLAPHTDFNPILLKPSSDTGAQIIVHGKALTTLEASAFFGEKSKNYKVMALNAVLESFARLGQQYQTIVVEGAGSPAEINLREGDIANMGFAEAVDCPVIIIADIDKGGVFAHLVGTLALLSPSEQSRVKGFVINRFRGDISLLQSGLDWLEAHTQKPVLGVLPYLHDLHLDAEDALIESPTKQEKSRFKVRVLVYPRTSNHTDFDPLRLHPDIDFDYVSLQTQASAQTQEIAADLLILPGSKNVRADLAFLREQGWDKQIAKHLRYGGKLLGICGGYQMLGESIADPMGIEDTLGVSQGLGYLPITTEFKTEKQLRRVTGHLALQGQQVEVKGYEIHCGESEYLTSSDAAKSAPLRLKSESACDQQAEKSFADGCLSDDGQVLGSYLHGLFDCPEACQLVLHWAGLENAQAIDINDIREQQLDRLADVLAEHLDMQKLASIINA; encoded by the coding sequence ATGAATTCAAATAACGCCTCTAATCCTACTTCGGCCTTGTCGCAAAACCAGTTTCAAGATGTTGTAAGCCAAAGTGAAGCTCAGCATTCAGGCGCTAAAGTGCTTATGGTGCAGGGAACAACCTCGGATGCGGGCAAAAGTACGCTGGTGGCGGGGATTTGCCGATTGCTCGCTAGGCAGGGTGTTAAGGTCGCGCCTTTTAAGCCGCAGAATATGGCGCTCAACAGCGCAGTCACCATTGATGGTGGCGAGATTGGCCGCGCTCAGGCGCTGCAAGCCGCAGCCTGTTTTCTCGCGCCGCACACGGATTTTAATCCCATCCTGCTTAAACCAAGTTCGGACACGGGCGCGCAGATCATAGTGCACGGCAAAGCCTTAACCACCTTAGAGGCCTCGGCCTTTTTCGGGGAAAAGTCTAAGAATTATAAAGTCATGGCGCTAAATGCCGTGTTGGAGTCCTTTGCGCGTTTAGGTCAGCAATACCAAACGATTGTGGTTGAAGGGGCGGGAAGCCCGGCGGAAATCAATCTGCGCGAAGGGGATATTGCCAATATGGGTTTTGCCGAGGCGGTCGACTGCCCTGTGATCATCATTGCCGACATTGATAAAGGCGGGGTGTTTGCCCATTTAGTGGGTACCTTAGCGCTGCTGTCACCCTCCGAGCAGTCTAGGGTAAAAGGCTTTGTGATCAATCGTTTTCGTGGCGATATCAGCCTGCTACAGTCTGGTCTCGATTGGCTCGAGGCCCATACGCAAAAACCTGTGTTGGGAGTGTTGCCCTATTTGCATGATTTGCATTTAGACGCCGAGGATGCGCTTATCGAATCGCCCACTAAGCAGGAAAAAAGCCGTTTTAAGGTGCGGGTATTAGTGTATCCCCGCACCAGTAATCACACGGATTTTGACCCGCTTAGACTGCACCCAGATATCGATTTTGATTATGTGTCGCTCCAGACTCAGGCCTCTGCCCAGACGCAGGAGATTGCCGCCGATCTGCTGATTTTACCCGGTAGTAAGAATGTTCGAGCGGACTTGGCTTTTTTGCGCGAGCAAGGTTGGGACAAACAAATTGCCAAGCATCTGCGCTACGGCGGTAAGCTGCTGGGGATTTGCGGCGGCTATCAAATGCTGGGTGAAAGCATTGCCGATCCCATGGGGATTGAAGACACGCTCGGCGTGAGCCAAGGTTTGGGATATTTACCCATTACCACCGAATTTAAGACTGAAAAACAGCTACGTAGGGTCACTGGCCATTTAGCGCTGCAAGGGCAACAAGTAGAGGTGAAGGGCTATGAGATCCACTGCGGTGAGTCCGAATATCTCACGTCCAGTGATGCCGCCAAGAGTGCGCCATTACGCTTGAAAAGTGAGAGTGCTTGCGATCAACAGGCAGAAAAGTCTTTTGCCGATGGCTGTTTAAGTGACGACGGGCAAGTGCTTGGCAGCTATTTACATGGACTATTCGACTGCCCAGAGGCCTGCCAGCTAGTCCTTCACTGGGCGGGGTTGGAGAATGCTCAAGCGATTGATATCAATGATATTCGCGAACAACAGCTGGATCGTTTGGCCGATGTATTAGCCGAGCACCTCGATATGCAAAAACTCGCATCCATTATAAATGCATAA
- the cobU gene encoding bifunctional adenosylcobinamide kinase/adenosylcobinamide-phosphate guanylyltransferase gives MIHLVLGGARSGKSRYGEALVRQYIALGFDACYLATAQALDAEMSSRIRLHQDGRAKDDIDWQLVEEPLALTAKLKHLAKPGRVILVDCLTLWLTNQLLAQSPEAEPASTESDFALDFARSRHEPLEHWRQQRADFIQTLSTLEGVVILISNEVGSGIVPLGELSRQFVDEAGWLNQAVAEEADNVTLVVAGLPLVLKSS, from the coding sequence GTGATCCATTTAGTGCTAGGCGGCGCGCGTAGCGGCAAGAGCCGCTACGGTGAAGCCTTAGTGCGCCAGTATATCGCCCTCGGATTCGATGCCTGCTATCTGGCGACCGCACAGGCGCTCGATGCCGAAATGAGCAGTCGAATTCGTTTACATCAGGATGGACGTGCCAAGGATGATATCGACTGGCAACTCGTCGAAGAACCCTTGGCATTAACCGCTAAGCTCAAACATTTAGCCAAACCCGGCCGAGTGATTCTGGTGGATTGTTTAACGCTTTGGCTCACCAATCAATTACTTGCACAAAGCCCCGAGGCCGAGCCCGCTTCAACGGAATCGGACTTTGCCTTGGATTTTGCCCGCTCTCGCCATGAGCCTTTAGAACACTGGCGGCAGCAGCGTGCCGATTTTATCCAGACCTTAAGCACCCTTGAGGGCGTAGTGATTTTAATCAGCAATGAGGTCGGCTCTGGCATTGTGCCCTTGGGCGAATTGAGTCGTCAGTTTGTCGATGAGGCGGGTTGGTTAAATCAGGCCGTTGCCGAGGAGGCGGATAATGTGACCTTAGTGGTGGCGGGTCTACCACTGGTGCTTAAATCGAGTTAA
- a CDS encoding adenosylcobinamide-GDP ribazoletransferase, whose amino-acid sequence MSERESWHKEIDLFLVAMGYFTRIPMPKWVEVDADKLNKASRYFGLVGLLVGLLSAIVFWLTQNWLPAGVSVLLSMVTGVLLTGGFHEDGLADTFDGFGGGWTAEDKLRIMKDSRLGSYGALALMLVLMLKWQLLVELALYDPVVAGSAMIVAHTVSRVVAASLIFTEKYVRDDESSKSKPLAQHQGINELFILIASGVLVLLVLKGIAALSLLLVMIGLRRLIVVIFRRQIGGYTGDTLGAAQQICEIVCYFVLLVVGSIL is encoded by the coding sequence ATGTCAGAACGCGAAAGCTGGCACAAAGAGATAGATTTGTTTTTAGTGGCCATGGGCTATTTTACCCGCATTCCTATGCCCAAATGGGTTGAGGTCGATGCCGACAAACTCAATAAAGCCAGCCGTTACTTTGGCTTAGTGGGCCTGCTGGTGGGGCTACTCAGTGCCATCGTATTTTGGCTTACCCAAAACTGGTTGCCCGCCGGCGTGTCTGTGCTGCTGTCTATGGTCACGGGCGTGCTGTTAACGGGCGGTTTTCACGAGGACGGTTTAGCCGATACCTTCGATGGTTTCGGTGGTGGTTGGACGGCGGAAGACAAGCTGCGGATCATGAAAGACTCTCGCCTAGGGAGCTACGGCGCCTTGGCTTTGATGCTCGTCCTGATGCTCAAGTGGCAATTGTTAGTGGAACTCGCACTTTATGACCCTGTAGTTGCAGGCTCGGCGATGATCGTCGCCCACACTGTGAGCCGCGTAGTTGCCGCCAGCCTTATCTTTACCGAGAAATATGTGCGCGACGATGAGTCCAGTAAATCCAAGCCGTTAGCGCAGCATCAAGGCATTAATGAACTGTTTATTTTGATCGCCAGCGGCGTGTTAGTGCTGCTAGTGCTCAAGGGCATTGCCGCGCTGTCACTGTTACTGGTGATGATAGGTCTGCGTCGTTTGATTGTGGTGATTTTTAGACGCCAAATCGGCGGCTACACGGGTGATACCTTAGGCGCGGCGCAGCAGATCTGCGAAATCGTCTGTTATTTCGTGCTGCTCGTTGTGGGTAGCATACTGTGA
- the cobT gene encoding nicotinate-nucleotide--dimethylbenzimidazole phosphoribosyltransferase, translating to MPQSVPLFQIEPVSKAQDQLIQQKIDLKTKPPGALGQLESLALQIARIQGPQQLQIVNPTMLVFAGDHGIAAEGVSIAPSEVTRQMVQNFAHGGAAINVFCRQLGFNLEVIDCGILTPVEDAEGIIDQRLGAGTAAIHLEPAMTFACVDKGFAMAQALIERHHQAGCNLVAFGEMGIGNTSSAAAIMAAIMQLDVADCVGRGTGINSETLERKQMLIELALLLHQSAMTGPRQVLACLGGFEIVQMTGAMLAAAERKMLVVVDGFIATAAALVAVSINANVRDYLIFAHRSEEQGHQRMLEHLKAKPLLSLGLRLGEGTGAALVLPLIQAAVNFYNQMASFSDAGIEAVV from the coding sequence ATGCCTCAATCTGTCCCGTTATTTCAAATCGAGCCTGTGAGTAAAGCGCAGGATCAACTCATCCAGCAAAAGATCGATCTTAAGACTAAGCCGCCCGGCGCTCTGGGGCAGTTAGAGTCCTTGGCGTTGCAAATTGCCCGCATTCAAGGGCCGCAGCAATTACAGATAGTTAACCCGACTATGTTGGTGTTTGCCGGAGATCATGGGATTGCTGCCGAAGGGGTGTCGATTGCCCCGAGTGAAGTCACGCGGCAGATGGTGCAAAACTTTGCCCATGGCGGCGCGGCCATCAATGTGTTTTGTCGCCAGTTAGGCTTCAATCTGGAAGTGATTGATTGCGGTATTTTAACCCCAGTTGAAGATGCCGAAGGCATTATCGACCAACGCCTTGGCGCGGGAACGGCCGCGATTCACTTAGAGCCTGCAATGACGTTCGCCTGCGTGGATAAGGGCTTTGCTATGGCGCAGGCGTTAATCGAGCGTCACCATCAGGCGGGCTGTAATTTGGTTGCCTTTGGTGAGATGGGCATAGGCAATACTTCGTCAGCGGCGGCGATTATGGCGGCCATTATGCAACTCGATGTGGCCGACTGTGTTGGCCGTGGTACGGGCATCAATAGCGAGACTCTAGAGCGTAAACAGATGCTTATCGAACTCGCGCTGCTGTTACACCAGAGTGCGATGACAGGGCCTCGGCAAGTGCTGGCCTGTTTGGGCGGCTTTGAAATTGTGCAAATGACGGGGGCCATGCTCGCCGCTGCCGAGCGCAAGATGCTGGTCGTGGTGGATGGTTTTATTGCGACCGCAGCGGCTTTGGTTGCCGTGAGTATCAACGCGAATGTGCGGGATTATTTGATTTTTGCCCACCGCTCCGAGGAGCAAGGTCATCAGCGTATGTTGGAACATTTAAAGGCTAAGCCCTTGTTATCTTTAGGGCTGAGATTAGGCGAAGGCACGGGCGCTGCCTTGGTATTGCCGTTAATTCAAGCCGCTGTAAATTTTTACAATCAAATGGCGAGTTTTAGTGATGCGGGGATTGAGGCTGTTGTATGA
- a CDS encoding FecCD family ABC transporter permease, whose product MIDTLKLVTMNFFSHIFTPLTRQQWLILGLAGFALLTPIAAASFGAANISFLDVLQVFINKLSHLFMADEAVSTSSMTERIVMELRLPRIILAFVAGAGLSLAGSVLQTVTRNPLADPYLFGISSGASFGAVVMLTLFTGSGLFGNAGTIANSGIFSGTGTFAGLLWFSLPFGAFIGASLSVLIVLALAGLGLKSQVERMLLSGVATSFMFSALTSLLLYFASPQATASVLFWSLGSFAKASWSLLVLPSLVVLLSFFIILGWKRQIMALQAGDETAHTLGVNVPKLRLNMLLLCSLITAILVATCGGIGFVGLMIPHTVRLLFPGRQPILLTALVGGLFMVWIDVLARCLLGNQELPVGIITAAIGSFFFLLILRRRKLSN is encoded by the coding sequence ATGATAGACACACTTAAACTGGTGACCATGAATTTTTTTAGCCACATTTTTACGCCGCTCACGCGCCAGCAATGGCTCATCTTAGGCTTGGCGGGTTTTGCCCTGCTTACCCCCATCGCCGCCGCGAGTTTTGGTGCGGCCAATATTAGCTTCTTAGATGTGCTGCAGGTGTTTATCAATAAACTCAGTCACTTGTTTATGGCCGATGAGGCCGTGAGCACCAGCAGCATGACAGAGCGGATTGTGATGGAGCTGCGACTGCCACGGATTATACTCGCCTTTGTGGCGGGGGCGGGGCTGTCCTTGGCGGGCAGCGTGCTGCAAACCGTGACCCGCAACCCCCTTGCCGATCCTTATCTATTCGGCATTAGCTCTGGCGCATCCTTTGGCGCCGTGGTCATGCTGACGCTATTCACAGGTTCAGGCCTGTTTGGCAATGCGGGCACGATAGCCAATTCGGGGATTTTTAGTGGTACGGGGACTTTTGCTGGCTTGTTATGGTTTAGCTTACCCTTCGGCGCCTTTATTGGTGCCAGTCTGTCGGTGCTAATCGTGCTGGCGTTAGCTGGGTTAGGCCTTAAGAGCCAGGTAGAACGCATGTTGCTCTCTGGGGTGGCGACCTCCTTTATGTTTAGCGCCTTAACCAGTTTATTGCTGTACTTTGCCAGCCCGCAGGCTACCGCATCGGTATTGTTTTGGAGCCTTGGCAGTTTTGCTAAGGCCAGTTGGTCGCTGCTGGTGCTGCCGTCTTTAGTGGTGCTACTGAGCTTTTTTATTATTCTAGGTTGGAAACGCCAAATTATGGCCCTGCAGGCGGGGGATGAAACGGCCCACACCTTAGGGGTGAATGTGCCTAAGCTGCGCCTCAATATGTTGCTGCTCTGTTCGCTTATCACCGCGATTTTAGTGGCGACCTGTGGCGGCATTGGCTTTGTCGGCTTGATGATCCCGCACACAGTTCGTTTGTTATTCCCCGGTCGTCAGCCCATCTTACTGACGGCGCTGGTGGGCGGGCTGTTTATGGTGTGGATTGATGTACTCGCCCGATGTTTGCTTGGCAATCAGGAATTACCCGTGGGGATTATTACCGCTGCGATTGGTAGCTTCTTCTTTTTGCTGATTTTGCGTCGGCGCAAGCTATCGAATTAG
- a CDS encoding ABC transporter ATP-binding protein, producing MHSTSSLAPLAPAATSANMALKVSQLSWAIEGKTILSEISFALPQGEMLGLIGPNGAGKSSLLRCLYRFIRPAKGHISLFSQDISELSPKAFACKVAVVQQDTPQYFDMTTEQLVAMGLTPHKGMFDTNSSGDGEKIAKALEKVGLSHKVHQQYDRLSGGEKQRALIARAIVQQPQLLILDEPTNHLDIRYQIQILELVRSLGISVIASIHDLNLASALCDHLLLLDKGQVSAMGTPAQVLTEERIAEVFGVCAQVTPHPQHGNPLINYFYGYQKPKSDAAGAASDSHSVSAQELPPVACACHNPSAPNEVLQRAALQNESVENTP from the coding sequence ATGCATTCCACATCGAGCCTTGCGCCCTTAGCGCCCGCTGCGACCTCCGCCAATATGGCACTTAAGGTCAGCCAATTGAGTTGGGCGATTGAGGGAAAAACCATCCTCTCGGAGATAAGCTTTGCCCTGCCGCAGGGGGAAATGCTCGGGCTGATAGGCCCCAACGGCGCGGGTAAATCCAGTTTGCTGCGCTGTTTATACCGCTTTATTCGCCCTGCTAAAGGTCATATCAGTCTGTTTTCGCAGGATATTAGCGAGCTGTCGCCCAAGGCGTTTGCCTGTAAAGTGGCGGTGGTGCAGCAGGATACGCCGCAATACTTCGATATGACCACAGAGCAATTGGTTGCCATGGGACTCACGCCACACAAGGGGATGTTTGATACCAACTCCAGCGGTGACGGTGAAAAAATTGCTAAGGCGCTGGAAAAGGTAGGCCTCAGTCATAAAGTACATCAACAATACGATCGTTTATCTGGCGGTGAGAAGCAACGCGCCCTGATCGCCCGTGCCATAGTGCAGCAGCCGCAATTGTTGATTTTAGATGAGCCGACAAACCACCTCGATATCCGCTATCAAATTCAAATCTTAGAGCTAGTGCGAAGCCTTGGGATCAGCGTAATCGCCTCGATTCACGACTTGAATTTAGCCAGCGCCCTGTGTGACCACTTATTGCTGCTGGACAAGGGGCAGGTGAGTGCCATGGGCACGCCGGCTCAGGTTCTAACCGAGGAACGTATCGCCGAAGTCTTTGGGGTATGCGCCCAAGTGACGCCCCATCCACAGCATGGTAACCCCTTGATTAATTACTTTTATGGTTATCAAAAGCCCAAGAGCGATGCAGCGGGCGCGGCGAGTGACTCCCATTCAGTTTCGGCTCAAGAGCTACCTCCTGTGGCCTGCGCCTGCCATAACCCTAGCGCGCCAAACGAGGTCTTACAAAGAGCTGCATTGCAAAATGAGAGCGTCGAGAACACGCCATGA